A genomic region of Fundulus heteroclitus isolate FHET01 chromosome 24, MU-UCD_Fhet_4.1, whole genome shotgun sequence contains the following coding sequences:
- the zc3h13 gene encoding zinc finger CCCH domain-containing protein 13 isoform X3: MSKIRRKVTVENSKTISDSGSSSSTTTSTTANPAAPSRRPSVFERLGPSTGSNAADSHCRNWLKTGTCSYGNTCRYTHGTQPRSKGFTFSRTAERPTGDLRERMKNKRQDVDPENLKRDLDEPTSPTVRRDSSRGRHREKEDIKITKERTPASEEEPAEWEANREDSDIGDYDYELSLEMKRQKIQRELLKLEQENLDKRDDIVIKKDETPNKTRGAVLPKVSGELLSSKDSPTARKTAASPKHKSGAKGAGSGKKEKKSSVALAVSETTRATKAGHSKKKGPRTPSPPPPVPLDLPVVGKKHKGKHKNKEKTEEKLKEGKDRGRDTEKHKEKKEKRRDRSDSSHKAKRSLASEDHSGSASSPSRDASPPVRKKSASPKVSSHKASSLAFPSQRSPSPLRHQRSPSPPRHHSPSSHSGSSAHRHSPSPRRRRSSSSNYRRSSAAQAAASSPPHSRRSRSPPASHDASSPHRRSNRSSPARHHSRGRERSRGERERTPPPRHDHRDDSRSKREKERDDYDSEVLSSRDEREARERRDGRERGREATRDSRDSREAKDSRDGKAETRSSRESLERRDRERDKERGREKERERSDAYRKEEPAADDRAYGRGHGRDDGGRTDGRTESKSDRAERNGRGRGRADAASDKGSNRNSRSSQLDSGYDNWESRSSAARDRSADRSAADRTSDRDRYESDRRDHARDSSYDRRGGHGEREHRDARERGSPNRYQRRSEESERDERRTDRGEDRRDDRTRERDRERDREREREKEKEREREREKEREREREKEREKEREAERERAREREREREREREREREREREEREREREREEREREREREERERERERKEREREREQRERERQREWEERERGREERRERRDDSRDDRTVRDDRKMSRKRLRVESSPSPQPLPKRTARDFSPADSDGYNSGEDKNGDKHRLLSQVVRPQDRLSRSPPRTASSEKGAYWKEEDRRGAGEKREARSRHDEVESRADRGRGGERRGEYLPDVPSDSRSRGREQREPTPPPPPAALPAGSEDRDAAGSQTHEEGKKKTKTQRKGLKKGRKDEEVAGVPALAPAAGRFNPEPPGSAPADAPPPLLSPRKGAKKKGHERKRKRSSGGESDVSQEEAPVQPPHSKRKRGPRTPPPSMRPDRHGAAVNAERSPPPKANNFSDWSDEEEAERGGPVDTQPPPPPVERTPSEPLRRAVGHRLGRDRGNAPPIAPLLSPDPPMLLQTLTPQPLMSQPLLRKPPPQEVRSGSMGSAQSRVSSRRPRSPSNDSAHLDDPQVPRLRRGRLQGSNSRDRDRERERERERDLERERAMLGEPPGGERKSRIDQLRRGEPSRSTSSDRQDSRSHSSRRSSPDSERQGRSRSRAGSYDSRERERDREPFERERERDRKDFRPQPSQQPPPLHLQQPVQPQRDWEPEPRDWPGRGRDPILMRPGREPLLRGERDMRERERLLPEGLIQQHERERDRERDRERGADRDRGLLDPPAHGDPRAPGRGDARGDARGDLLRQDRGDFEPLLPREAFSPPEAEKPGNAHHVAGEQRELEKTESIDEEDDGKDEEQSVASVGEEYEPISDDELDEILADSQKKEDQQEDEKTTGPLDVIDVDWSSLMPKQKQEPRAAGAALLRFTPGAVLLRAGISKRLAGPELLEQVKEVCKSELDDPKDADKLFEHDLGALNMAALNRRVERAGLLSNLGPCCKALCARRDFAIRRQLLKNEKGQTKQEPTTPVVDNELLQMSIRLFRRTMAGQASAPESSESGPAPAADVADAGISKLSTAQPEVCVS; the protein is encoded by the exons ATGTCCAAGATCAGGCGGAAGGTGACAGTGGAGAATTCAAAAACTATATCGGACAgcgggagcagcagcagcaccacgACCAGCACCACCGCCAACCCCGCCGCCCCCTCTCGTCGGCCCAGCGTGTTTGAGAGACTCGGTCCCAGCACTGGGAGTAATGCTGCTGAT AGTCACTGCAGAAATTGGCTGAAGACCGGTACCTGCAGTTACGGCAACACTTGCCGCTACACACATGGAACTCAGCCGCGGAGCAAAGGATTCACCTTCAGCCG GACAGCCGAGAGGCCCACAGGTGATCTGCGGGAGAGGATGAAGAATAAAAGACAGGATGTCGACCCGGAAAACCTGAAGCGAGACCTAGACGAGCCCACATCCCCCACAGTAAGA AGAGATTCCTCTAGAGGGCGACACAGAGAGAAGGAAGACATAAAGATCACAAAGGAGCGAACCCCGGCCAGCGAAGAAGAGCCCGCAGAGTGGGAAGCTAACCGTGAAG ATTCTGATATCGGCGACTACGACTACGAGTTATCCCTCGAGATGAAGCGGCAGAAGATTCAGCGAGAACTgttgaagctggagcaggagaaccTGGACAAGAGGGACGACATCGTCATCAAGAAAGACGAGACCCCCAACAAAACCAGAGGCGCCGTCTTGCCGAAG GTCTCCGGCGAGCTGTTAAGCTCCAAAGATTCGCCCACGGCCAGGAAGACCGCCGCCTCCCCGAAACACAAGAGCGGAGCCAAAGGGGCAGGCTCTggaaagaaggagaagaagtcATCAGTGGCCTTAGCTGTCTCAGAAACAACCAG AGCGACTAAAGCAGGGCACAGCAAGAAGAAGGGGCCCCGTACGCCGAGTCCCCCTCCGCCCGTCCCTCTGGACCTTCCTGTGGTCGGGAAGAAGCACAAaggcaaacacaaaaacaaggaGAAGACCGAGGAGAAGCTGAAGGAGGGCAAAGACCGGGGCAGAGACACggaaaaacacaaagagaagAAGGAGAAACGCAG GGATCGCTCAGACAGTTCCCACAAGGCCAAGCGGTCGCTGGCGTCAGAGGATCACTCGGGCAGCGCGTCTTCTCCATCCAGGGACGCTTCGCCTCCAGTGAGGAAGAAGTCGGCCTCTCCCAAGGTTTCCTCCCATAAAGCCTCCTCCCTGGCCTTCCCCTCTCAAAG GTCTCCTTCCCCGCTTCGCCACCAGCGCAGCCCCTCTCCTCCTCGTCATCACTCCCCCTCCTCCCACTCGGGCTCCTCCGCCCACCGCCACTCCCCCTCCCCTCGGCGGCGCCGCTCGTCGTCCTCCAACTACCGGCGGAGCTCCGCGGCACAGGCCGCCGCCTCCTCGCCCCCGCACTCCCGCCGCTCCCGCTCGCCCCCCGCCTCCCACGACGCCTCCTCGCCGCACCGGCGCTCCAACAGGTCCAGCCCCGCCCGCCACCACTCCAGGGGCCGAGAGAGGAGCCGCGGGGAGCGGGAACGGACCCCGCCTCCCAGACACGACCACAGAGACG ACAGCCGCAGCAAACGGGAGAAGGAGCGCGACGACTACGACTCCGAGGTCCTCTCCTCCCGGGACGAGCGGGAGGCCCGCGAGCGACGGGACGGCCGCGAGCGCGGGAGGGAGGCGACCCGCGACAGCCGGGACAGCAGGGAGGCGAAGGACTCCAGAGACGGCAAGGCGGAGACCCGCTCCAGCCGCGAGTCGCTGGAGCGCCGCGACCGCGAACGCGACAAGGAGCGGGGCCGGGAGAAGGAGCGGGAGAGGAGCGACGCCTACAGGAAGGAGGAGCCAGCCGCGGACGACAGGGCCTACGGAAGAGGTCACGGACGGGACGACGGAGGCCGGACGGACGGGAGGACGGAGAGCAAGTCGGACCGAGCCGAGAGGAACGGCAGAGGGAGGGGCCGCGCCGACGCCGCCTCAGATAAAG GCTCCAACAGGAACTCCCGCAGCTCCCAGCTGGACAGCGGCTACGACAACTGGGAGTCGCGGAGCAGCGCGGCCCGAGACCGGAGCGCGGATCGGAGCGCCGCCGACAGGACGTCCGATCGCGACCGCTACGAGAGCGACAGAAGAGACCACGCCAGGGACTCCTCCTACGACAGGAGGGGAGGCCACGGAGAGCGGGAGCACAGAGACGCCCGAGAGAGAG gttctCCAAACAGATATCAGAGGCGGTCCGAGGAGTCTGAGAGGGACGAGCGGAGGACGGACCGAGGGGAGGACAGACGGGACGACCGGACCCGCGAGAGGGACCGGGAAAGAGACAGGGAGcgggagagagagaaggagaaggagcgggagagggaaagagagaaggagcgggagagggagagagagaaggagcgGGAGAAGGAGAGGGAGGCAGAGAGGGAGCGGGCCAGGGAGAGGGAAAGGGAACGGGAGCGAGAGAGGGagcgggagagagagagggagagggaggaacGGGAGCGCGAGAGGGAGCGAGAGGAgcgggagagggagagagagagggaagagagggagagggagagggaacggaaggaaagggagagagagagggagcagaGGGAGCGGGAGAGGCAGCGAGAGTGGGAGgagcgagagagagggagggaggagaggcGGGAGAGGAGAGATGACAGCAGGGATGACCGGACGGTTCGAGACGATCGCAAGATGAG CCGTAAGAGGCTCCGGGTGGAGAGCAGTCCGAGCCCGCAGCCCTTGCCTAAGCGGACGGCGCGGGACTTCAGCCCGGCGGACAGCGACGGCTACAACAGCGGCGAGGACAAAA ATGGGGATAAGCACCGCCTGCTTAGCCAAGTGGTGAGGCCCCAGGATCGCTTGTCACGGTCGCCTCCTCGCACCGCATCGAGCGAGAAAGGTGCTTACTGGAAAGAGGAGGACCGCAGGGGAGCCGGGGAGAAGCGGGAGGCACGCAGCCGCCATGATGAAGTGGAGTCACGTGCCGATCGAGGCAGAGGAGGCGAGAGGCGTGGAGAATACCTCCCGGACGTTCCCTCCGACTCTCGCAGCAGAGGCCGGGAGCAGCGGGAACCCACTCCCCCACCTCCCCCTGCGGCGCTCCCCGCCGGCAGCGAAGACAGAGACGCCGCCGGGTCCCAGACGCACGAGGAGGGCAAGAAGAAGACCAAGACGCAGAGGAAGGGTTTGAAAAAAGGCCGCAAGGACGAGGAGGTCGCCGGAGTCCCCGCTTTGGCCCCCGCAGCGGGGCGGTTCAACCCGGAGCCCCCGGGTAGCGCGCCTGCCGACGCGCCTCCGCCTCTGCTCTCGCCGAGAAAGGGAGCCAAGAAGAAGGGACACGAGCGCAAGAGGAAGAGGTCGTCAGGGGGGGAGTCGGACGTGTCTCAGGAGGAGGCGCCCGTCCAGCCGCCTCACAGTAAGAGGAAGAGAGGTCCCCGCACCCCGCCGCCCTCCATGAGGCCGGATCGCCACGGTGCTGCGGTGAACGCCGAGCGCTCCCCTCCTCCCAAAGCAAACAATTTCAGCGACTGGTCCGacgaggaggaggcggagcgAGGAGGTCCGGTGGACACGCAGCCTCCTCCGCCTCCCGTTGAGAGGACTCCGTCTGAGCCTCTCAGGAGAGCCGTTGGGCACCGGCTGGGCAGAGACAGGGGCAACGCCCCCCCCATAGCCCcgctcctgtccccggacccCCCGATGCTGCTTCAGACTCTGACGCCACAGCCGCTCATGTCCCAGCCGCTCCTCCGGAAGCCCCCGCCGCAGGAGGTGCGCAGCGGCAGCATGGGGAGCGCCCAGAGCCGGGTGTCGTCCCGCCGCCCGCGCTCCCCCTCCAACGACTCCGCCCACCTGGACGACCCCCAGGTGCCACGCCTGCGCCGCGGCCGGCTCCAGGGCTCCAACTCAAGAGACCGGGACCGAGAGAGGGAgcgggagagggagagagacctGGAGCGGGAGAGGGCGATGCTGGGCGAGCCTCCCGGCGGCGAGAGGAAGTCCCGCATCGATCAGCTGCGGAGAGGAGAGCCCAGCCGCAGCACGTCGTCAG ACCGCCAAGACTCGCGCAGCCACAGCTCCAGACGCAGCTCCCCGGATTCAGAGAGGCAGGGCAGGTCCAGGTCGCGGGCCGGCTCCTACGACAGCCGGGAGCGGGAGAGGGACAGGGAGCCGTTCGAGCGGGAGAGGGAGCGGGATCGCAAGGACTTCCGCCCCCAGCCGAGCCagcagccgccgccgctgcaCCTCCAGCAGCCCGTGCAGCCGCAGCGAGACTGGGAGCCGGAGCCCAGGGACTGGCCCGGCAGGGGGCGGGACCCCATCCTCATGCGTCCTGGCCGGGAGCCGCTCCTGAGAGGCGAGAGGGACATGAGGGAGCGGGAGCGCCTGCTGCCGGAGGGGCTCATCCAGCAGCACGAGCGGGAGCGAGACAGGGAGCGGGACAGGGAGCGAGGCGCCGATCGAGACAGGGGACTCCTGGACCCGCCCGCGCACGGCGACCCGAGAGCGCCGGGGCGCGGCGACGCGAGAGGAGACGCGCGGGGCGACCTGCTGAGGCAGGACAGGGGCGACTTTGAGCCTCTGCTCCCGAGAGAAGCCTTCAGCCCTCCTGAAGCAGAGAAACCAGGCAACGCTCATCATGTGGCTGGAGAGCAGCGTGAGCTGGAGAAGACCGAAAGCATCGACG AGGAGGATGATGGGAAAGATGAGGAGCAGTCGGTGGCGTCTGTCGGCGAGGAGTACGAGCCCATCAGCGACGACGAGCTGGATGAGATTCTGGCCGACAGTCAGAAGAAGGAGGACCAGCAGGAGGATGAGAAAACTACAG GCCCCCTGGACGTGATCGACGTGGACTGGTCCAGCTTGATGCCCAAGCAGAAGCAGGAGCCCCGTGCGGCGGGGGCAGCTCTGCTGCGCTTCACCCCAGGCGCCGTGCTGCTGAGGGCGGGCATTTCCAAGCGCCTCGCAGGCCCTGAGCTCCTGGAGCAAGTCAAGGAGGTGTGCAAGTCGGAGCTGGACGATCCCAAAG ATGCTGATAAGCTCTTTGAGCATGACCTTGGGGCCCTAAACATGGCCGCCCTGAACAGGCGGGTGGAGAGGGCCGGCTTACTGAGCAACCTCGGCCCCTGCTGTAAGGCGCTGTGTGCCCGCCGGGACTTTGCCATTCGCCGGCAGCTGTTAAAGAACGAAAAA gGTCAAACCAAGCAGGAGCCCACTACGCCGGTGGTAGACAACGAGCTGCTCCAGATGAGCATCCGTCTCTTCAGAAGGACCATGGCCGGCCAGGCCTCGGCCCCGGAGAGCTCTGAGAGCGGGCCGGCACCAGCAGCGGACGTTGCAGACGCTGGTATTAGCAAGCTGAGCACAGCCCAGCCAGAGGTGTGCGTGTCCTGA
- the zc3h13 gene encoding zinc finger CCCH domain-containing protein 13 isoform X4, protein MSKIRRKVTVENSKTISDSGSSSSTTTSTTANPAAPSRRPSVFERLGPSTGSNAADSHCRNWLKTGTCSYGNTCRYTHGTQPRSKGFTFSRTAERPTGDLRERMKNKRQDVDPENLKRDLDEPTSPTQRDSSRGRHREKEDIKITKERTPASEEEPAEWEANREDSDIGDYDYELSLEMKRQKIQRELLKLEQENLDKRDDIVIKKDETPNKTRGAVLPKVSGELLSSKDSPTARKTAASPKHKSGAKGAGSGKKEKKSSVALAVSETTRATKAGHSKKKGPRTPSPPPPVPLDLPVVGKKHKGKHKNKEKTEEKLKEGKDRGRDTEKHKEKKEKRRDRSDSSHKAKRSLASEDHSGSASSPSRDASPPVRKKSASPKVSSHKASSLAFPSQRSPSPLRHQRSPSPPRHHSPSSHSGSSAHRHSPSPRRRRSSSSNYRRSSAAQAAASSPPHSRRSRSPPASHDASSPHRRSNRSSPARHHSRGRERSRGERERTPPPRHDHRDDSRSKREKERDDYDSEVLSSRDEREARERRDGRERGREATRDSRDSREAKDSRDGKAETRSSRESLERRDRERDKERGREKERERSDAYRKEEPAADDRAYGRGHGRDDGGRTDGRTESKSDRAERNGRGRGRADAASDKGSNRNSRSSQLDSGYDNWESRSSAARDRSADRSAADRTSDRDRYESDRRDHARDSSYDRRGGHGEREHRDARERGSPNRYQRRSEESERDERRTDRGEDRRDDRTRERDRERDREREREKEKEREREREKEREREREKEREKEREAERERAREREREREREREREREREREEREREREREEREREREREERERERERKEREREREQRERERQREWEERERGREERRERRDDSRDDRTVRDDRKMSRKRLRVESSPSPQPLPKRTARDFSPADSDGYNSGEDKNGDKHRLLSQVVRPQDRLSRSPPRTASSEKGAYWKEEDRRGAGEKREARSRHDEVESRADRGRGGERRGEYLPDVPSDSRSRGREQREPTPPPPPAALPAGSEDRDAAGSQTHEEGKKKTKTQRKGLKKGRKDEEVAGVPALAPAAGRFNPEPPGSAPADAPPPLLSPRKGAKKKGHERKRKRSSGGESDVSQEEAPVQPPHSKRKRGPRTPPPSMRPDRHGAAVNAERSPPPKANNFSDWSDEEEAERGGPVDTQPPPPPVERTPSEPLRRAVGHRLGRDRGNAPPIAPLLSPDPPMLLQTLTPQPLMSQPLLRKPPPQEVRSGSMGSAQSRVSSRRPRSPSNDSAHLDDPQVPRLRRGRLQGSNSRDRDRERERERERDLERERAMLGEPPGGERKSRIDQLRRGEPSRSTSSDRQDSRSHSSRRSSPDSERQGRSRSRAGSYDSRERERDREPFERERERDRKDFRPQPSQQPPPLHLQQPVQPQRDWEPEPRDWPGRGRDPILMRPGREPLLRGERDMRERERLLPEGLIQQHERERDRERDRERGADRDRGLLDPPAHGDPRAPGRGDARGDARGDLLRQDRGDFEPLLPREAFSPPEAEKPGNAHHVAGEQRELEKTESIDEEDDGKDEEQSVASVGEEYEPISDDELDEILADSQKKEDQQEDEKTTGPLDVIDVDWSSLMPKQKQEPRAAGAALLRFTPGAVLLRAGISKRLAGPELLEQVKEVCKSELDDPKDADKLFEHDLGALNMAALNRRVERAGLLSNLGPCCKALCARRDFAIRRQLLKNEKGQTKQEPTTPVVDNELLQMSIRLFRRTMAGQASAPESSESGPAPAADVADAGISKLSTAQPEVCVS, encoded by the exons ATGTCCAAGATCAGGCGGAAGGTGACAGTGGAGAATTCAAAAACTATATCGGACAgcgggagcagcagcagcaccacgACCAGCACCACCGCCAACCCCGCCGCCCCCTCTCGTCGGCCCAGCGTGTTTGAGAGACTCGGTCCCAGCACTGGGAGTAATGCTGCTGAT AGTCACTGCAGAAATTGGCTGAAGACCGGTACCTGCAGTTACGGCAACACTTGCCGCTACACACATGGAACTCAGCCGCGGAGCAAAGGATTCACCTTCAGCCG GACAGCCGAGAGGCCCACAGGTGATCTGCGGGAGAGGATGAAGAATAAAAGACAGGATGTCGACCCGGAAAACCTGAAGCGAGACCTAGACGAGCCCACATCCCCCACA CAGAGAGATTCCTCTAGAGGGCGACACAGAGAGAAGGAAGACATAAAGATCACAAAGGAGCGAACCCCGGCCAGCGAAGAAGAGCCCGCAGAGTGGGAAGCTAACCGTGAAG ATTCTGATATCGGCGACTACGACTACGAGTTATCCCTCGAGATGAAGCGGCAGAAGATTCAGCGAGAACTgttgaagctggagcaggagaaccTGGACAAGAGGGACGACATCGTCATCAAGAAAGACGAGACCCCCAACAAAACCAGAGGCGCCGTCTTGCCGAAG GTCTCCGGCGAGCTGTTAAGCTCCAAAGATTCGCCCACGGCCAGGAAGACCGCCGCCTCCCCGAAACACAAGAGCGGAGCCAAAGGGGCAGGCTCTggaaagaaggagaagaagtcATCAGTGGCCTTAGCTGTCTCAGAAACAACCAG AGCGACTAAAGCAGGGCACAGCAAGAAGAAGGGGCCCCGTACGCCGAGTCCCCCTCCGCCCGTCCCTCTGGACCTTCCTGTGGTCGGGAAGAAGCACAAaggcaaacacaaaaacaaggaGAAGACCGAGGAGAAGCTGAAGGAGGGCAAAGACCGGGGCAGAGACACggaaaaacacaaagagaagAAGGAGAAACGCAG GGATCGCTCAGACAGTTCCCACAAGGCCAAGCGGTCGCTGGCGTCAGAGGATCACTCGGGCAGCGCGTCTTCTCCATCCAGGGACGCTTCGCCTCCAGTGAGGAAGAAGTCGGCCTCTCCCAAGGTTTCCTCCCATAAAGCCTCCTCCCTGGCCTTCCCCTCTCAAAG GTCTCCTTCCCCGCTTCGCCACCAGCGCAGCCCCTCTCCTCCTCGTCATCACTCCCCCTCCTCCCACTCGGGCTCCTCCGCCCACCGCCACTCCCCCTCCCCTCGGCGGCGCCGCTCGTCGTCCTCCAACTACCGGCGGAGCTCCGCGGCACAGGCCGCCGCCTCCTCGCCCCCGCACTCCCGCCGCTCCCGCTCGCCCCCCGCCTCCCACGACGCCTCCTCGCCGCACCGGCGCTCCAACAGGTCCAGCCCCGCCCGCCACCACTCCAGGGGCCGAGAGAGGAGCCGCGGGGAGCGGGAACGGACCCCGCCTCCCAGACACGACCACAGAGACG ACAGCCGCAGCAAACGGGAGAAGGAGCGCGACGACTACGACTCCGAGGTCCTCTCCTCCCGGGACGAGCGGGAGGCCCGCGAGCGACGGGACGGCCGCGAGCGCGGGAGGGAGGCGACCCGCGACAGCCGGGACAGCAGGGAGGCGAAGGACTCCAGAGACGGCAAGGCGGAGACCCGCTCCAGCCGCGAGTCGCTGGAGCGCCGCGACCGCGAACGCGACAAGGAGCGGGGCCGGGAGAAGGAGCGGGAGAGGAGCGACGCCTACAGGAAGGAGGAGCCAGCCGCGGACGACAGGGCCTACGGAAGAGGTCACGGACGGGACGACGGAGGCCGGACGGACGGGAGGACGGAGAGCAAGTCGGACCGAGCCGAGAGGAACGGCAGAGGGAGGGGCCGCGCCGACGCCGCCTCAGATAAAG GCTCCAACAGGAACTCCCGCAGCTCCCAGCTGGACAGCGGCTACGACAACTGGGAGTCGCGGAGCAGCGCGGCCCGAGACCGGAGCGCGGATCGGAGCGCCGCCGACAGGACGTCCGATCGCGACCGCTACGAGAGCGACAGAAGAGACCACGCCAGGGACTCCTCCTACGACAGGAGGGGAGGCCACGGAGAGCGGGAGCACAGAGACGCCCGAGAGAGAG gttctCCAAACAGATATCAGAGGCGGTCCGAGGAGTCTGAGAGGGACGAGCGGAGGACGGACCGAGGGGAGGACAGACGGGACGACCGGACCCGCGAGAGGGACCGGGAAAGAGACAGGGAGcgggagagagagaaggagaaggagcgggagagggaaagagagaaggagcgggagagggagagagagaaggagcgGGAGAAGGAGAGGGAGGCAGAGAGGGAGCGGGCCAGGGAGAGGGAAAGGGAACGGGAGCGAGAGAGGGagcgggagagagagagggagagggaggaacGGGAGCGCGAGAGGGAGCGAGAGGAgcgggagagggagagagagagggaagagagggagagggagagggaacggaaggaaagggagagagagagggagcagaGGGAGCGGGAGAGGCAGCGAGAGTGGGAGgagcgagagagagggagggaggagaggcGGGAGAGGAGAGATGACAGCAGGGATGACCGGACGGTTCGAGACGATCGCAAGATGAG CCGTAAGAGGCTCCGGGTGGAGAGCAGTCCGAGCCCGCAGCCCTTGCCTAAGCGGACGGCGCGGGACTTCAGCCCGGCGGACAGCGACGGCTACAACAGCGGCGAGGACAAAA ATGGGGATAAGCACCGCCTGCTTAGCCAAGTGGTGAGGCCCCAGGATCGCTTGTCACGGTCGCCTCCTCGCACCGCATCGAGCGAGAAAGGTGCTTACTGGAAAGAGGAGGACCGCAGGGGAGCCGGGGAGAAGCGGGAGGCACGCAGCCGCCATGATGAAGTGGAGTCACGTGCCGATCGAGGCAGAGGAGGCGAGAGGCGTGGAGAATACCTCCCGGACGTTCCCTCCGACTCTCGCAGCAGAGGCCGGGAGCAGCGGGAACCCACTCCCCCACCTCCCCCTGCGGCGCTCCCCGCCGGCAGCGAAGACAGAGACGCCGCCGGGTCCCAGACGCACGAGGAGGGCAAGAAGAAGACCAAGACGCAGAGGAAGGGTTTGAAAAAAGGCCGCAAGGACGAGGAGGTCGCCGGAGTCCCCGCTTTGGCCCCCGCAGCGGGGCGGTTCAACCCGGAGCCCCCGGGTAGCGCGCCTGCCGACGCGCCTCCGCCTCTGCTCTCGCCGAGAAAGGGAGCCAAGAAGAAGGGACACGAGCGCAAGAGGAAGAGGTCGTCAGGGGGGGAGTCGGACGTGTCTCAGGAGGAGGCGCCCGTCCAGCCGCCTCACAGTAAGAGGAAGAGAGGTCCCCGCACCCCGCCGCCCTCCATGAGGCCGGATCGCCACGGTGCTGCGGTGAACGCCGAGCGCTCCCCTCCTCCCAAAGCAAACAATTTCAGCGACTGGTCCGacgaggaggaggcggagcgAGGAGGTCCGGTGGACACGCAGCCTCCTCCGCCTCCCGTTGAGAGGACTCCGTCTGAGCCTCTCAGGAGAGCCGTTGGGCACCGGCTGGGCAGAGACAGGGGCAACGCCCCCCCCATAGCCCcgctcctgtccccggacccCCCGATGCTGCTTCAGACTCTGACGCCACAGCCGCTCATGTCCCAGCCGCTCCTCCGGAAGCCCCCGCCGCAGGAGGTGCGCAGCGGCAGCATGGGGAGCGCCCAGAGCCGGGTGTCGTCCCGCCGCCCGCGCTCCCCCTCCAACGACTCCGCCCACCTGGACGACCCCCAGGTGCCACGCCTGCGCCGCGGCCGGCTCCAGGGCTCCAACTCAAGAGACCGGGACCGAGAGAGGGAgcgggagagggagagagacctGGAGCGGGAGAGGGCGATGCTGGGCGAGCCTCCCGGCGGCGAGAGGAAGTCCCGCATCGATCAGCTGCGGAGAGGAGAGCCCAGCCGCAGCACGTCGTCAG ACCGCCAAGACTCGCGCAGCCACAGCTCCAGACGCAGCTCCCCGGATTCAGAGAGGCAGGGCAGGTCCAGGTCGCGGGCCGGCTCCTACGACAGCCGGGAGCGGGAGAGGGACAGGGAGCCGTTCGAGCGGGAGAGGGAGCGGGATCGCAAGGACTTCCGCCCCCAGCCGAGCCagcagccgccgccgctgcaCCTCCAGCAGCCCGTGCAGCCGCAGCGAGACTGGGAGCCGGAGCCCAGGGACTGGCCCGGCAGGGGGCGGGACCCCATCCTCATGCGTCCTGGCCGGGAGCCGCTCCTGAGAGGCGAGAGGGACATGAGGGAGCGGGAGCGCCTGCTGCCGGAGGGGCTCATCCAGCAGCACGAGCGGGAGCGAGACAGGGAGCGGGACAGGGAGCGAGGCGCCGATCGAGACAGGGGACTCCTGGACCCGCCCGCGCACGGCGACCCGAGAGCGCCGGGGCGCGGCGACGCGAGAGGAGACGCGCGGGGCGACCTGCTGAGGCAGGACAGGGGCGACTTTGAGCCTCTGCTCCCGAGAGAAGCCTTCAGCCCTCCTGAAGCAGAGAAACCAGGCAACGCTCATCATGTGGCTGGAGAGCAGCGTGAGCTGGAGAAGACCGAAAGCATCGACG AGGAGGATGATGGGAAAGATGAGGAGCAGTCGGTGGCGTCTGTCGGCGAGGAGTACGAGCCCATCAGCGACGACGAGCTGGATGAGATTCTGGCCGACAGTCAGAAGAAGGAGGACCAGCAGGAGGATGAGAAAACTACAG GCCCCCTGGACGTGATCGACGTGGACTGGTCCAGCTTGATGCCCAAGCAGAAGCAGGAGCCCCGTGCGGCGGGGGCAGCTCTGCTGCGCTTCACCCCAGGCGCCGTGCTGCTGAGGGCGGGCATTTCCAAGCGCCTCGCAGGCCCTGAGCTCCTGGAGCAAGTCAAGGAGGTGTGCAAGTCGGAGCTGGACGATCCCAAAG ATGCTGATAAGCTCTTTGAGCATGACCTTGGGGCCCTAAACATGGCCGCCCTGAACAGGCGGGTGGAGAGGGCCGGCTTACTGAGCAACCTCGGCCCCTGCTGTAAGGCGCTGTGTGCCCGCCGGGACTTTGCCATTCGCCGGCAGCTGTTAAAGAACGAAAAA gGTCAAACCAAGCAGGAGCCCACTACGCCGGTGGTAGACAACGAGCTGCTCCAGATGAGCATCCGTCTCTTCAGAAGGACCATGGCCGGCCAGGCCTCGGCCCCGGAGAGCTCTGAGAGCGGGCCGGCACCAGCAGCGGACGTTGCAGACGCTGGTATTAGCAAGCTGAGCACAGCCCAGCCAGAGGTGTGCGTGTCCTGA